From one Treponema denticola genomic stretch:
- a CDS encoding tetratricopeptide repeat protein codes for MSFYVKNFAVKYRYLLIFAVIMCCLPFFSCVSTKKAVAEDKPISSIEQNGAGLKPIGEGTILSLPGKDELAEKKLDSTLASLIEKGSPASLKEAVLFIQNDSKGLTNENKLYLKVIADIMYLVYPLETNGVKPPAYTEDDPYLQALKEVKSGLYPVSTKKDGFLGLIIPTLVLANDDFSGTTLAQYSEDIESRLTEAQKLRPQSVLPYYLLGLYKEKNNKLTEAVSLYQKAWQLDSSCYPAGFKYGHFAAESGNGTEALKIADTLNSIYNDNTEVKLLYAQAHIAKNDLNKASENIVSVLKKEPENISALLLRIRILIEQKEYLKANSLLDAYSTKNKTAKNYLLYRARVTKEWNKNLIRASEFLTEAYKYYPEDFNVLLACAEICFEASTKIDNKPADFFIRKVLDAYPKNTAALALLVKNDINNGKWAQAVESAEDLAAKYPSEANKELLLTSYLGAGQTSKALSLAKQLYANTKNPSNSFINLYMKALYAGKDYQTVKQVINQKMKGADSQLKSILYYYNAKLEQGNSGEYLNFLQSSLLSNPRNKDSLFAMYEWYLKTKDYKKAKYYLGQVLALDPSNKNLVNLSENLDKLLAD; via the coding sequence GTGAGCTTTTACGTAAAGAATTTTGCAGTCAAATATCGTTATCTCCTCATTTTTGCAGTCATAATGTGCTGTCTGCCTTTTTTTTCTTGTGTAAGCACAAAAAAAGCAGTTGCAGAGGATAAGCCCATAAGTTCCATAGAGCAAAATGGAGCAGGTTTAAAACCTATAGGCGAAGGCACAATTCTTTCTCTGCCCGGAAAGGATGAACTCGCCGAAAAAAAGCTCGATTCAACCCTTGCCTCTCTCATAGAAAAAGGCTCCCCTGCGAGCCTAAAAGAGGCGGTTCTTTTTATTCAAAATGACAGCAAGGGCCTCACAAACGAAAATAAACTTTACCTAAAAGTAATTGCAGATATAATGTATCTTGTATATCCTTTAGAAACAAATGGAGTCAAACCGCCCGCCTATACCGAAGATGATCCTTATTTACAGGCTCTAAAAGAGGTAAAATCCGGATTATATCCTGTTTCAACAAAAAAAGACGGTTTTTTAGGCCTTATAATTCCTACATTGGTTTTAGCCAATGATGATTTTTCAGGCACAACGCTTGCACAATACTCCGAGGATATAGAATCAAGACTTACGGAGGCTCAAAAGCTAAGGCCTCAGTCCGTTCTGCCCTATTATCTTTTAGGTCTTTATAAGGAAAAAAACAATAAATTGACCGAAGCCGTTAGCCTATATCAAAAAGCTTGGCAGCTTGATTCTTCTTGCTATCCTGCCGGTTTTAAATACGGGCACTTTGCTGCAGAATCGGGTAACGGAACTGAAGCCTTAAAAATAGCCGATACACTAAACAGCATCTATAATGACAATACTGAAGTTAAACTCTTATATGCTCAAGCCCATATAGCAAAAAATGATTTAAACAAGGCTTCGGAGAACATTGTATCGGTTCTAAAAAAAGAGCCTGAAAACATCTCTGCCCTCCTTTTACGGATAAGAATATTGATAGAACAAAAAGAGTACCTAAAGGCAAACTCCCTTTTGGATGCCTATTCAACCAAAAACAAAACTGCAAAAAACTATCTTCTATACAGAGCCCGTGTAACAAAAGAATGGAATAAAAATCTGATTCGGGCATCCGAATTTTTAACCGAAGCTTATAAATACTACCCTGAAGATTTTAATGTTCTTTTAGCCTGTGCAGAGATTTGCTTTGAAGCTTCAACCAAAATAGACAATAAACCGGCTGACTTTTTTATCCGCAAGGTCTTGGACGCTTATCCAAAAAATACGGCAGCCTTAGCCCTATTGGTAAAAAATGATATAAATAACGGAAAATGGGCACAGGCAGTAGAATCTGCTGAAGACTTAGCCGCGAAATACCCCAGCGAGGCAAACAAAGAACTTCTATTAACCTCTTACCTTGGTGCAGGTCAAACATCAAAGGCCCTCAGCCTTGCAAAGCAGCTTTATGCAAATACAAAAAATCCTTCAAACTCCTTTATAAATCTCTATATGAAAGCTTTATATGCCGGAAAGGATTATCAAACCGTAAAGCAGGTAATAAATCAAAAAATGAAGGGAGCCGATTCGCAGCTTAAATCGATTTTGTATTACTATAATGCAAAATTAGAACAAGGGAATTCGGGTGAATATTTAAATTTTCTACAATCAAGCCTCTTGTCAAACCCGCGAAACAAAGACTCCCTTTTTGCTATGTATGAATGGTATTTAAAAACTAAAGATTATAAAAAAGCAAAATATTATCTCGGTCAAGTATTGGCTTTAGATCCTTCAAATAAAAACCTCGTCAATTTATCGGAAAACCTGGATAAATTACTTGCCGATTAG
- a CDS encoding MATE family efflux transporter gives MYKKDSDLTEGVIWKTLIIFTLPILAGNFFQHLYTAADAVIVGKFTGKEGLAAIDSVLSLLKLPINLFSGLSAGATIIISQLFGAKKINELFTAIHTSIGLTFIAGISLSIIGVLISPLLLFMMGVPQDIFEMTLSYVRIYFAGMGVSLFYNIGSGILRAMGNSKTPFYALIVSSILNIALDLIFIGIFKRGIGGAALATVLSQLISAVIILFALTKKTGYCPLLLSKIKIDRFSSAKIARLGLPIGIQSAFFPIANMIIQATVNGTGTANIAAWALCGKLDFLIWILLEAMTTSIATFVAQNYGARKYERITGVVRIGLIMSGIIIGSVCVMLYFWNVPLGKLFINSKDYEVLIISEKLMHILAPFYTVFIFTEVFSAVIHATGETFKPMLIILLGVCASRIAWIFLFVPINPVIEMIVLAFPISWTLTSIIFIIYYPMYRKKLYQIQ, from the coding sequence ATGTACAAAAAAGACTCGGATCTTACCGAAGGCGTAATTTGGAAAACTTTGATAATATTTACTCTTCCCATTTTGGCAGGAAACTTTTTTCAGCATTTATATACGGCAGCCGATGCCGTCATTGTGGGGAAGTTTACAGGCAAGGAAGGTCTTGCAGCCATTGATTCCGTTTTAAGTTTATTAAAACTGCCGATAAATCTTTTCAGCGGACTTTCGGCGGGGGCAACGATTATTATCTCCCAATTATTCGGTGCAAAAAAAATCAATGAACTCTTTACTGCAATCCACACTTCAATAGGCTTAACCTTTATTGCGGGCATAAGTCTTTCGATAATCGGCGTTCTTATTTCGCCCCTGCTTCTTTTTATGATGGGCGTTCCTCAAGATATTTTTGAGATGACATTGAGCTATGTCAGAATTTATTTTGCAGGAATGGGAGTCTCTCTTTTTTATAATATCGGTTCGGGAATTTTGCGTGCAATGGGAAATTCCAAAACGCCCTTCTATGCCCTGATAGTTTCTTCAATATTAAACATAGCCTTAGATTTAATTTTTATAGGAATCTTTAAGCGGGGAATCGGGGGAGCAGCCCTTGCGACCGTGCTTTCGCAGCTTATAAGTGCGGTAATAATTCTTTTTGCTCTCACCAAAAAAACGGGATACTGTCCCCTGCTTCTTAGCAAGATAAAAATTGACAGGTTCTCTTCTGCCAAGATTGCAAGGCTCGGACTTCCTATCGGCATACAGTCAGCCTTCTTTCCCATAGCCAATATGATAATCCAAGCGACGGTAAACGGTACGGGAACGGCCAACATTGCAGCTTGGGCTCTTTGCGGCAAGCTGGACTTTTTAATTTGGATTTTGCTTGAAGCCATGACTACATCGATTGCAACCTTTGTTGCTCAAAATTACGGTGCAAGAAAATATGAGCGCATTACCGGAGTTGTGCGGATAGGGCTTATTATGTCCGGCATCATAATAGGAAGTGTTTGTGTAATGCTTTATTTTTGGAATGTACCTTTAGGGAAACTTTTTATCAACTCAAAGGACTACGAGGTTCTTATAATAAGCGAAAAACTTATGCATATCCTTGCACCCTTTTATACGGTCTTCATATTTACCGAAGTTTTTTCGGCAGTCATCCACGCAACCGGAGAAACTTTTAAGCCCATGTTAATAATCCTCCTCGGAGTTTGTGCCTCCCGCATTGCGTGGATATTTTTATTTGTTCCTATAAACCCTGTAATCGAAATGATTGTTCTGGCCTTCCCTATCTCGTGGACTTTGACAAGCATTATATTTATAATTTATTATCCAATGTACAGAAAAAAATTATATCAAATCCAATAA
- a CDS encoding AAA family ATPase produces the protein MLKEDLIEKSPMRKLEKALGGGLAAGEVGVVTSKKGVGKTSILVQFGLDKLLQDKPVVHISFSQHVDYAITWYNDMFNELAKKKNLGNAQEIKAQAFSKRIVLNFNQDTVRTTQILKTIRALSEGGSKPSVVMIDDFNFAKALPEAMKEMKAFAKEMGVAVWYTAAADVTSFEIDESLKKYVDEIDVLLYLENDGDFVRIKALKEHGNGASDTGSSFDAKTMLLSEK, from the coding sequence ATGCTTAAAGAAGATTTGATTGAAAAAAGCCCGATGAGAAAACTTGAAAAAGCTCTCGGCGGCGGCTTGGCAGCAGGTGAGGTAGGTGTTGTTACATCAAAAAAAGGTGTGGGAAAAACATCTATTTTGGTTCAGTTCGGTTTGGATAAACTCTTACAGGACAAACCTGTTGTTCATATATCGTTTAGTCAACATGTAGACTATGCCATAACTTGGTATAACGATATGTTTAACGAGCTGGCAAAGAAAAAGAACCTCGGCAATGCTCAGGAAATAAAGGCTCAGGCTTTTTCAAAGAGGATTGTATTAAACTTTAACCAAGATACTGTTAGAACTACTCAGATTTTAAAGACAATCAGGGCCTTGTCCGAAGGAGGCTCAAAGCCGTCGGTAGTTATGATTGACGACTTTAACTTTGCCAAAGCCCTGCCCGAAGCAATGAAGGAAATGAAGGCTTTTGCCAAGGAAATGGGGGTTGCCGTTTGGTATACGGCTGCTGCGGATGTTACTTCGTTTGAAATCGATGAAAGTTTAAAGAAATATGTTGATGAGATTGATGTACTTCTTTATCTTGAAAATGACGGGGATTTTGTAAGGATTAAGGCCTTAAAAGAACACGGAAACGGGGCTTCCGATACCGGCTCTTCTTTTGATGCTAAAACCATGCTTTTAAGCGAAAAATAA
- a CDS encoding methyl-accepting chemotaxis protein: MKIRTSVNLFLTLTLVIVVFGALTSTIYYTRSFIESIFYKNIHYILDSSFSELQRDIESGLVLSKSFAGQNNLIRWFESYEEDEQVGEDIKTMMLKLANDEKFSTCFAASGLTGSYYAVDKNKNIVRDQLSKDNSADSWFYDILKKKEEIFYNIDYNKTLGTVNFWFDYKVVNNRGEALGLAGVAVNLDKAVEKMKKSIPSDNSWLGFIGKDDEVIISSNSDLIGKKIELITGSLLPVKGISELYYCMDKDLGKVIIAKKQLKNFPYSIVLFAPMVDFVPSILLILRLPFIWSFAILVIMLILSSFLLRVFFGRFAKMNKVFNKIAEGDFSIRADVSNDEVGSITSVLNNAIEKVSASLANIGKHTDKMQGICENLSANMVESAAALNEITANIEGVRGQVLTQNSSVENAVSKVDEISKGISELDVHIDTQTESFMSSTKAVVEIVSNIEGVRGKAQDNLKAIKELEQATHQGKETVKSVVDITAIVTEQSEGLLDAISVIQNTASQTNLLAMNAAIEAAHAGEAGKGFAVVADEIRKLAEESGEQGKNITKVLEELKSKIENLNGAGPRVSEQFEKISSMMDFIYRHEDGMIRTMNEQLKDAEAVLHEIHGMEEVSQAVKEGSDEMLLKIEKISQELKTLSSLSENITQSMTEMSIGVGQVNKTVQDVTDIARVNKETASGVASEIAKFKV, from the coding sequence ATGAAAATTAGGACATCGGTCAATTTATTTTTGACGCTTACCTTGGTTATTGTTGTATTTGGAGCTTTAACTTCAACCATTTATTATACAAGATCGTTTATAGAAAGTATTTTTTATAAAAATATTCATTATATTTTGGACTCTTCCTTTTCGGAGCTGCAAAGAGATATTGAAAGCGGTTTAGTTCTTTCAAAAAGTTTTGCAGGACAGAATAATTTAATAAGGTGGTTTGAATCTTATGAAGAGGATGAACAAGTCGGTGAAGATATCAAAACCATGATGTTAAAGTTGGCAAACGATGAAAAGTTCAGTACCTGTTTTGCCGCTTCCGGATTGACCGGTTCTTATTATGCAGTTGATAAAAATAAAAATATTGTGCGGGACCAATTATCTAAAGATAATTCGGCTGATTCATGGTTTTATGATATTTTAAAGAAAAAAGAAGAGATCTTTTATAACATTGACTACAATAAAACTTTAGGAACCGTAAATTTTTGGTTTGATTATAAAGTTGTTAATAATAGAGGAGAAGCCTTAGGGCTTGCAGGTGTGGCCGTTAATTTGGATAAGGCTGTAGAAAAAATGAAAAAATCCATACCCAGTGATAATTCCTGGCTGGGCTTTATTGGAAAGGATGATGAGGTTATAATATCCTCAAATTCCGATTTAATCGGAAAAAAGATAGAACTTATTACCGGCAGTCTGCTTCCGGTTAAAGGTATTTCCGAGCTTTATTATTGCATGGATAAAGATTTAGGTAAGGTCATTATTGCAAAAAAACAATTAAAAAATTTCCCTTATTCAATTGTGCTTTTTGCTCCTATGGTGGATTTTGTTCCCTCTATACTTTTAATTTTACGCTTACCTTTTATATGGTCGTTTGCAATTTTGGTAATTATGTTGATACTCAGTTCTTTTTTATTGCGAGTCTTTTTTGGGCGTTTTGCTAAAATGAATAAGGTATTTAATAAAATAGCTGAAGGAGATTTTAGCATAAGGGCTGATGTTTCAAATGATGAAGTTGGAAGTATAACCTCGGTTTTAAATAACGCAATAGAGAAGGTTAGTGCTTCCTTGGCAAATATTGGAAAGCATACCGATAAGATGCAGGGAATATGCGAAAATTTATCTGCCAATATGGTAGAATCCGCCGCTGCATTAAATGAGATAACGGCAAATATTGAAGGGGTCAGAGGGCAGGTTCTCACTCAAAATTCCAGTGTAGAAAATGCTGTCAGCAAGGTGGATGAAATATCCAAAGGTATTTCAGAGCTTGATGTTCATATCGACACTCAAACTGAAAGTTTTATGTCTTCTACAAAGGCTGTAGTAGAAATAGTTTCAAATATTGAGGGTGTAAGAGGAAAAGCGCAAGATAATTTAAAAGCCATTAAAGAGCTTGAACAGGCAACCCATCAAGGGAAAGAAACCGTAAAATCCGTCGTAGATATTACTGCAATCGTAACCGAGCAGTCTGAGGGGCTTTTAGATGCAATTTCCGTTATACAAAATACGGCAAGTCAGACAAACCTTCTTGCAATGAATGCTGCAATTGAAGCTGCTCATGCCGGAGAAGCCGGAAAGGGTTTTGCCGTTGTAGCCGATGAAATCAGAAAACTTGCCGAAGAATCCGGTGAGCAGGGTAAAAATATTACAAAGGTTTTGGAAGAATTAAAAAGCAAAATCGAAAATCTAAACGGTGCTGGTCCCCGTGTTTCCGAGCAGTTTGAAAAGATAAGTTCTATGATGGATTTTATTTACCGCCATGAAGACGGAATGATAAGAACTATGAATGAGCAGCTCAAAGATGCAGAGGCGGTCTTACACGAAATACACGGAATGGAAGAGGTAAGCCAAGCTGTAAAAGAGGGTTCCGATGAAATGCTTTTAAAGATAGAAAAAATTTCACAAGAGCTTAAAACCCTTTCTTCTCTTTCGGAAAATATAACTCAAAGTATGACCGAGATGTCGATTGGTGTAGGGCAGGTAAACAAAACCGTTCAAGATGTAACCGATATTGCAAGAGTAAATAAAGAAACGGCTTCCGGCGTCGCTTCGGAAATTGCAAAGTTTAAGGTGTGA
- the fusA gene encoding elongation factor G: MGNDISKMRNIGISAHIDSGKTTLSERILFYCDRIHALHEVRGKDGVGATMDNMELEKERGITIQSASTQVKWKDYTVNVIDTPGHVDFTIEVERSLRVLDGAILVLCSVGGVQSQSITVDRQLKRYHVPRIAFVNKCDRTGANPFKVRMQLREKLGLNAYMMQIPIGLEDKLEGVVDLVTMKAMYFEGENGTQIRMAEIPQHLLADAQKYREEMIDAATMFSDELAEAFLEGAETEEMIRAAVRKGTLAEQFVPVFLGSAYKNKGIQPLLDAVGYYLPDPTEIENTALNLDENEKPIVLGTDENAPVVALGFKLEDGKYGQLTYVRVYQGTLKKGEELFNTRSRKKFKVGRLVRMNSATMEDINEGGPGDIVALFGIDCASGDTFCGGNLNYAMSSMYVPDPVISLSLTPKDKQAADQMSKALNRFTKEDPTFRSYVDKESNQTIIQGMGELHLEVYIERMKREYKCDVETGMPQVAYREAITQRADFNYTHKKQTGGSGQFGRVAGFIEPCTEQDYEFDNQIKGGAIPSEFIPSCDKGFKEAIKRGTLIGFPIVGTKVTINDGQSHPVDSSDMAFQAAAIGAFREAYKAAKPAILEPIMKVSIEGPQEFQGNIFGLINQRRGIIVSSTEDDNFTRVDAEVPLSEMFGFSTILRSSTQGKAEYSMEFAKYGKAPASISEELIKEYEAKRLAEKK; the protein is encoded by the coding sequence ATGGGTAATGATATTTCTAAGATGAGAAATATCGGTATTAGTGCTCACATTGACTCCGGTAAAACTACTCTTTCAGAACGAATTCTTTTTTATTGTGATAGAATTCATGCTTTACACGAGGTCCGCGGAAAGGACGGTGTGGGTGCTACGATGGATAATATGGAGCTTGAAAAGGAACGCGGTATCACGATTCAGTCGGCTTCAACTCAGGTTAAATGGAAGGATTATACGGTTAACGTAATTGACACTCCCGGGCACGTAGACTTCACAATCGAAGTTGAACGTTCTTTGCGCGTTTTGGACGGAGCTATCTTGGTTCTTTGTTCTGTTGGAGGTGTTCAGTCCCAGTCTATCACTGTTGACAGACAGTTAAAACGCTACCATGTTCCCCGAATTGCGTTTGTAAATAAGTGCGACAGAACGGGAGCTAACCCGTTTAAAGTTAGAATGCAGCTTAGGGAAAAACTAGGTCTCAATGCTTATATGATGCAGATTCCCATAGGTTTGGAAGATAAGCTTGAAGGTGTTGTAGACCTTGTTACAATGAAGGCTATGTATTTTGAAGGCGAAAACGGTACCCAAATCCGCATGGCCGAAATCCCTCAGCATCTTTTAGCCGATGCCCAAAAATACAGGGAAGAAATGATTGATGCCGCTACCATGTTCTCAGATGAATTGGCAGAAGCCTTTTTGGAAGGTGCCGAAACCGAAGAAATGATAAGAGCTGCCGTCAGAAAGGGAACCCTTGCAGAGCAGTTTGTTCCCGTCTTCCTCGGCTCGGCTTATAAAAATAAGGGAATCCAGCCTCTTTTGGATGCAGTAGGTTATTATCTCCCCGATCCGACAGAAATCGAAAATACGGCTTTAAATCTCGATGAAAATGAAAAACCCATCGTGCTCGGTACTGATGAAAATGCTCCCGTAGTTGCATTAGGCTTTAAGCTTGAAGACGGAAAATACGGACAGCTTACCTACGTACGAGTTTATCAGGGAACTTTAAAGAAAGGCGAAGAGCTCTTTAATACTCGATCCAGAAAAAAGTTTAAGGTAGGCCGCTTGGTTCGAATGAACTCTGCAACTATGGAAGATATTAACGAAGGAGGTCCCGGCGACATTGTAGCTCTTTTCGGTATTGACTGTGCTTCGGGAGATACATTCTGCGGAGGTAACTTAAACTATGCAATGAGCTCCATGTATGTTCCGGATCCCGTTATTTCTCTTTCGCTTACACCGAAAGATAAGCAGGCTGCCGATCAAATGTCCAAGGCTCTTAACCGCTTTACAAAAGAAGACCCGACTTTCAGAAGCTATGTAGACAAGGAATCGAACCAGACCATTATTCAGGGTATGGGCGAGCTCCACTTGGAAGTTTATATTGAGCGAATGAAGAGGGAGTATAAGTGTGATGTTGAAACAGGTATGCCTCAGGTTGCTTACAGAGAAGCTATTACCCAAAGGGCAGACTTTAACTATACTCACAAAAAGCAGACAGGCGGTTCCGGTCAGTTCGGCCGTGTTGCAGGATTTATCGAGCCTTGCACCGAGCAAGATTATGAGTTTGACAATCAGATAAAGGGAGGAGCAATTCCTTCGGAATTTATTCCTTCTTGCGATAAGGGCTTTAAAGAAGCTATCAAGAGGGGAACCCTCATCGGATTCCCGATTGTCGGAACTAAGGTTACTATAAATGACGGGCAGTCCCACCCTGTAGACTCCTCGGATATGGCTTTCCAAGCTGCTGCAATCGGAGCTTTCCGTGAGGCTTACAAGGCTGCAAAACCTGCAATCCTTGAGCCCATTATGAAGGTTTCTATCGAAGGACCTCAGGAATTCCAAGGTAATATCTTCGGTCTTATAAATCAAAGACGCGGAATTATTGTTTCATCAACGGAAGACGACAACTTTACCCGTGTAGATGCCGAAGTTCCGTTAAGCGAAATGTTCGGTTTTTCTACCATTCTGCGTTCTTCAACACAGGGAAAGGCTGAATACTCTATGGAATTTGCCAAATACGGCAAGGCTCCGGCAAGTATTTCGGAAGAACTGATAAAAGAATACGAAGCTAAACGGCTTGCAGAAAAAAAATAA
- the rd gene encoding rubredoxin — MDKYVCDLCGYVYDPALGDPDGGIAPGTAFEDIPDDWVCPLCGVGKESFTKV; from the coding sequence ATGGATAAATATGTATGCGATTTGTGCGGATATGTGTATGATCCGGCCTTAGGCGATCCCGACGGCGGAATTGCTCCCGGAACCGCATTTGAAGATATACCTGATGATTGGGTATGCCCCCTTTGCGGAGTAGGAAAAGAAAGCTTTACAAAGGTGTGA